The Zea mays cultivar B73 chromosome 7, Zm-B73-REFERENCE-NAM-5.0, whole genome shotgun sequence DNA segment AGAGAAGCGATATTGCAATAAATGGTCACCTTTATCTTCTAGTATAAGATATTCTTCGGTGGATCATGTAAAATAGGAGACGTGAAATTATAGATGACACTGTTTGTAGAGTGAAGTTAAAATGAAAGATGAGATAAAGGATGAGATAGAGGATCTGCTAGAGATGACCTCATGGATCATTTGGGAACTCAAATCCCATCTGGGGCTCTGGGATTAGAGGGTTTGAGGGCTACTTTGGAAACATCAAATCCTCttcggattggaggggattgaggtggaaataaactaatttcctcttcaatccccttcaatcccgaAGGAGATTTGAGTATCCAAACTAatcttaagggcttgttcggttctaccccaatccatatggattgaggagtttcaatccctagtaagtcaaaatctctcataatccgtatcaatccccttcaatccgtatggattgaaaataaccgaacaagccctaaaggggAAATGTATCCCCTCCAATCCTGAAAAAGATTTGAATTTTCAAACTAATCTTAAGTTTCAGTAGAAAATGACACTAACTAACGCGAGAAGTATGGATTGTAAAATATGGTTTTATaagaatatatttgtatactaataCTGGTAACATAGAGAAGATATTTAAGTGCTACATTTCTACTTAGGGAAACAAGTCCAAGAGCGTGTTATAAAATATAGAATAGAAGCATAGTCTAATGATACATAAAATCAATTTCTATGTATCACCTTATAATTTTGAGAATGGTTTATATTTAAACTTTGAAAATGATAGAATAAAAAATTCCAAGCTAAATTGCCTATTTTATTAAGTAGATTCTAAATTCCTTTAAAAATAAACAGATCCAAACCATCCAAAATTTATAGTACCACATATTTTAAATTCTACTCTAAGATAGTGTAATAGTAATTATAGGATTATTTATACCTTTTGATGAGAATAGTCTAATAAAGAAAACCATGTATATCAGTGGTATTTTTTGGCGGCTCCTACGGTCCTACATCCAATACCGGCCCGTGCCCAATGCAGTTTGTACCCGGGCTTTATACCAGGCTTGCGTGTTCATTCGTTGTgtcctcttcttctttctgttctccccgCGTGCTCTGTCTCTCTCTTCCTCtctgcctctctctctctctctcagcgGCGACTAGGGACAGCCGCTGCCTCCCTACGCCTGGTGCCCAGGTATCCTTTGCCGGCGACGAGCACCCGGTAGGTACGCCCACCCCCTTAATTTTTCAGTTCCTGCTGTGCGATAACGAGCACCCCAAGCCTAACTTAAGCTATTTGGTTATTTGTATTCGGATCTGACGTAATTACGAGTGTATGCATATTATGCCTGCTAAATTCGATCTGCCCTTTACCGCTGCCGCCCGCCCGCCACTGGCCTCTGGGTGGATTGAAATGGTCGCGGGGGGTAATTAAGGGCGTGGGCCTCGTAGATCTGGATCGACCCGTGGCTTGGATTCAGTCTGCGCGCCAGACTAAGAGGATCGGTGGAAGCGCGGGTGCGATCTGCGGTGCCTCGTGGATCATGCCTGGATTCGACGGGGTTTGGTAGCTGGTCTTTGAATCGGATCGCAGTGCTGAATTTCCCGCGTTTCCGCGAGTAGCCTTAGTCCGTTGTCTTGTATGTTTCGAGTTTCTTCGGGTTCAATTCGTGTGCTGAATTTTCTGTTGCAGTATTCTGATAGGATTGACTCTCTAACATGTTATTGGAACGGATGGACTGTGTCCATTAAATTAAATTCAATACCATATCTGGATTATCTATTTTCTGCCAATATATTTCATACTTTACAATTATCTCTCTCAGTTTCAGTCCACTGGATGCATAAACTGTTTCGCAATTCTGTTAAGACCAGATGTTGGAGTACATATTTTTGCACAATGAAGAGTAAATCATAGCCAGGACCGGCTAATGCCAGGCAGTCCCATTTTGGTGTGTGTTGGGTAGATAGCATGAGGCCATGTGGGTGTGGGCTTTGTGTGCCAGTGATTCAGTCGGCAGTTTTACATCATCGCCACCTTGCCCAGAAAACGCGTGAGCTGTGACTTGCTACCAGTTGCATGCCTCGTTCAAACTATCTGCCAGATCCGCTGTCTGCTGAAGTAACTTGACCCAGCACCAAAACTCCATCAGCACACTGGCCCAGTGTGTCTGACCGCTTTTCCACTTCGGGAAACAGAAAGAAATAGGAAAGCGAACTATTACAAACTGTAAGGTGCAGAGTGTCAGTTCCTTGAATTCCACATATCTCACCGAACAATCTCTGAATTCCCTATATGCAACTGCATGTGTAAATGGCAGGTGCATCCCagcccccacatgtcattgacacaAGCAATGTCATATATGGGGGTTATGTTATTCCATGATGAACCCAGAATTTTACCAAAATATAAACCCTACTTTTAATGCCAAAACCTAGATTTTGTTATTTGTTCTGCTTCATTCCAACCTGTTCTGCTGGCAAATGTTCTTTTTGCTGTACCTGCAGGGGTATGGGAATGGAGGTCGTTGGTGCTGAAGCAGCACCAGCAGAGGTCAAAATATCCGATGGAGAAGTGAATCTATTCCAAGAGAAGGAAAGCAAAGCAACTGCAAAAGAACGTGAGGAGGCAGCTGTTTTTGGTTCAGAGACAACTGCGAATGTCACTGATCTGGCACCTCCAAAGGATGCGAAGGATGAGTGGCCTGAACCGAAGCAAACTTatgtcttctacttcatcaagatCCGCTCATTTGAGGATCCTAAACTGAGGGTAAAACTCGAGCAGGCTGACAAAGAATTCCAGAAGAAGATCCAAGCTCGTTCTAAACTTATTGAGGCAGTAAGAGCCAAGAAGGTATTTTTCTTACAGGTCCTCATTGAAGTAGCCTTCCTAACTGATGTGTCACTCTTCATCAACAAGATGTTGAATGCTTTGTAACTTGTTTCAAAACatgcttgttcttttgattgtcaTTAGCCAAGATTTATTCTTAATGGGAGTGAACAGAGACAGGAAGCCACATGTATCTCATTTTGTAACCTACAAACTCTTTGCAGGCAGAGCGTTCCAGTATTATCGCAGAGTTGAAGCCATTGAGTGCTGAGAACAAACAATATAATGAAGTTGTGAATGAGAAGATAAAAGAGATGGAGCCTCTTCGAAACAGCTTGGGAAAGTTTCGTGAGGAAAACAATGCCATGAGGGCACAGAGTGCAGGCTTATGCTCTTCCATCGAAGAGCTTGACCTAACGGTATGTCCTGACCCCTTTTCGCTAACAGAGCTTTCGTTGAAACAGCTAACTATATGTTGTTCTTCCATTGCTTCCCCCCTAGATCAAGATGCTGAATGAtcgcatggtacatgaaagcataccTTTATCTGAGGAGAAGCGTCTAGTGAAAGAAATTAAGGACCTTGAGAAAACCAGATCGAAAGTCATCTCTAATGCTGCTAACAGGGCTAAATTGCAAGGTACAGTGGTTGAAAAAGAGGCTATACAGGACCAGGTCAAAGTAAGTGTGTTCCTACTGTAATTCATCTTTTTCTTTCTGCATATATTTCTTAGAGAAATAAGTGGTAACCACAGTCTGAACATTTAGATCATCGGGGAGGGCATTGATGGAATAAAGAAGGAAAGACAGGCAGTAAGATCTAAGATTAAGGTCCTGGAGGATGAGCTAAAACTTGTTGATGCTGAGATTGGATTGCTTCAAGAAGATTTAGATGCAGCAACTGCCAGAAAGGATAAGGCATATGAATCGTTGCAAGAATTGAGAGCAGTGCGTGATGCAAAAGTAAGTTTAACATATCTTCGAATTGCCCACGAAAAAATTATCTCTGTTCTTTCAGTATTATTATGTTCTATACTTGGGTTAAGAAGAGGGAAACCTTATCTCTTCTGTTGTCAGCTTTTGTTTCTTTGTTTAGATTTACCTGTGTGCTTGTGGTCGCTTTTGTGTCTTGTTCACTATGTACCACCTAGAGGTTGATGCTTTGGATTAGTGTACCTGCTGTTTTGTTCTGCTAGGCTTTCTGTATTCTGTAATCTGGAAGGCTTCCCTATCATATAGATAGCTTTTACAGTTCTCTGTTGATAAACTGTTAATGGGATGATGCATCATCTATCCATCCCTGCTCATCAACTACCTATGGTATTTTTCTGTTTGATATGTCTTTTTAATGGATTTGTGATCTGTCTGTCTGTTCATGTATTAAATTTGTCGCATCATATAAGAGCTACATGTGCATTTTATCTACCAGTTGAATTACATGTGTTCCCGTTGGCTATTAATGCCTTGAATGTTGGAGTGGATGAACTTATTGCCTGTTGCATAATCTGAGGTTGCGTGACATGATTTATGTTCTCCCGTGGAAGCCTGTCACTGGCTTATGATTACATGTGGCAATTCAGTGATATTCTTCTGCACTTGATGCAGAACGCATCCTCCATGCATAACCGTACAGTTTTAACCAGAGCTAGGGATTATTCTTCAAGGAATATGCTGACAGAATTGCAAGAGCTCCACAAAACTGAGGTATGTTTCTAAATATGTTAATGGCTCAACCTCATGTGATGTCCACATGTTTCTGTACTAAACATTTGTTGCTTTAATAGGTCGACAAGTTCATGACCCAATGGTGTGAAAGTAAGGCCTTCAGAGAGGACTACGAGAAGAGAATCCTCACATCCCTAAATAGCCGACAGCTGACTCGAGATGGTCGGATGAGGAATCCTGATGAGAAGCCCATATTTATCGAGTCACAGGCGCCAGCTCCAGCTCCAGAGCCCATCCCTGTAAAATTGCCTGCAAAACAAGCCAAGGAAGTGCCTGCTCCCCAGGCAGATGATGCTCCCAAGACTGAAGCTCCTTCGAAAGGACCTGTCAAGTCGCACAAGGCAAAAGCTGCTCTTGATGCTGATGATGATTATGAGGCCGAGCCCCTGAAGGAGAAGGCAAAGCCTACGGAGGCTGATGTGGCTAAGTTGAAAGAGATCAAGAGGCAGGAGGAGATTGAGAAGAACAAGCTTGCATTGGAGAGGAAGAAGAAGCAGGCTGAGAAGCAAGCAGCAAAAGCCGCGGCCCGGGCACAGAAggaagctgagaagaagctgaAGGTACTGCTCATCTCTCTCTCCCATTCACCTCCTGTGATCTAATATTGTAACAATGCAACAACTAATATTTTTCAGAAAGAGGAGAAGAAAGCCAAGAAGAAATCTGGCGCAGCTGACACTGATGAGCCCTCAGAATCGGACGCCAAGTCTGATGAAGCCATGGAAGCCCCAGTGGAGCAGGAAGTGGCCCCAGCTTCCACCATGATAAAGAAGGAACAGAAGGAGAGTGCCCGGCACAGGAACGTGGTCAGCAAGGCCCCACCACCCAAGGCGATCCTGAAGAGGAAGAAGGCGCAGTCCTACTGGTCATGGGCTGGCCCAGCTGCCATGGTGGCTGCCGTGCTGGTTGCCCTCCTCGCGGTGCTGGGATACTACCAGTACTACCTCCCAGCGAATGCCAGCAACTGAGTGGGCGAGGTCGGTGCACTCGCGGCCAGGCCATTCATTTATGACGTGGAGACCAATTTTGCAGGTGAGAAGAAAGAGTGCAAGGTCTGCTTGAGACGTGAAGGACCAGAGGAGAGTCTTGTTCGCTTTCGATGTTGTTAGTTGGAGCCGAAGATACAGTTGTTTTTGGTTGCGACTTTGCTAGATCTCTCTCTATATACTGCGACTGATATATCCCGTGTACTTTTGAAGTG contains these protein-coding regions:
- the LOC103632614 gene encoding proton pump-interactor BIP103; translated protein: MGMEVVGAEAAPAEVKISDGEVNLFQEKESKATAKEREEAAVFGSETTANVTDLAPPKDAKDEWPEPKQTYVFYFIKIRSFEDPKLRVKLEQADKEFQKKIQARSKLIEAVRAKKAERSSIIAELKPLSAENKQYNEVVNEKIKEMEPLRNSLGKFREENNAMRAQSAGLCSSIEELDLTIKMLNDRMVHESIPLSEEKRLVKEIKDLEKTRSKVISNAANRAKLQGTVVEKEAIQDQVKIIGEGIDGIKKERQAVRSKIKVLEDELKLVDAEIGLLQEDLDAATARKDKAYESLQELRAVRDAKNASSMHNRTVLTRARDYSSRNMLTELQELHKTEVDKFMTQWCESKAFREDYEKRILTSLNSRQLTRDGRMRNPDEKPIFIESQAPAPAPEPIPVKLPAKQAKEVPAPQADDAPKTEAPSKGPVKSHKAKAALDADDDYEAEPLKEKAKPTEADVAKLKEIKRQEEIEKNKLALERKKKQAEKQAAKAAARAQKEAEKKLKKEEKKAKKKSGAADTDEPSESDAKSDEAMEAPVEQEVAPASTMIKKEQKESARHRNVVSKAPPPKAILKRKKAQSYWSWAGPAAMVAAVLVALLAVLGYYQYYLPANASN